A window of Candidatus Vicinibacter proximus contains these coding sequences:
- a CDS encoding 1-acyl-sn-glycerol-3-phosphate acyltransferase yields the protein MTWICRLLLQLMGWKTSGFEQMHHLKKYIIIVAPHTSNWDFPLGLLVRKACRLDKVKYLGKSSLFRFPLGIIFRALGGYPVERNRSTNLVQSYVNIFNAHDNFAIVMAPEGTRKKVEHFKTGFYFIAKGAGIPIIPCQFDFGSHEVKFLPPFIPSEDEKKDMDYLESLFKGIKGKNSEYNF from the coding sequence ATGACATGGATTTGCAGGCTGTTGCTCCAATTGATGGGTTGGAAGACCAGCGGTTTTGAACAAATGCATCATCTTAAAAAGTATATTATTATTGTTGCTCCACACACCTCCAACTGGGATTTTCCATTGGGTTTGTTGGTCCGCAAAGCTTGTCGACTGGACAAAGTAAAATATCTTGGTAAATCCAGCTTATTCAGATTTCCCCTTGGAATAATTTTCAGAGCGCTGGGAGGGTATCCTGTGGAAAGAAACCGATCCACTAATTTGGTACAGTCCTATGTCAATATATTCAATGCTCATGATAATTTTGCCATTGTAATGGCCCCCGAAGGAACAAGAAAGAAAGTTGAACACTTCAAAACAGGTTTTTACTTTATCGCCAAAGGAGCTGGTATCCCAATTATTCCCTGCCAATTTGACTTTGGCTCCCACGAAGTTAAATTCCTTCCACCATTTATCCCATCAGAGGATGAGAAAAAGGACATGGACTATTTGGAGTCCTTATTTAAGGGAATTAAGGGAAAAAATAGCGAGTACAATTTTTAA
- a CDS encoding MotA/TolQ/ExbB proton channel family protein: protein MFFLQATVSDSTAVANAMASKSIFDIILNSGPLGVTIISIQVLLSIIALYIFIERWLTIKAVVKEDERVMQNLRSNITSGNVAAIQGICASSDTPLARMVEKGLQRLGRPMPEIESAIENVGRVETFRLEKKVNYLSLIARLAPMFGFLGTIMGVIKIFYDISLTDNLSIGIISGGLYQKMLTSAGGLFVGIVAFVGYYFLTMMLDEEVNKLERSSIEFMDMLHSPVK from the coding sequence ATGTTCTTCTTACAAGCTACTGTTTCTGATTCCACTGCTGTGGCCAATGCTATGGCCAGTAAAAGCATTTTTGATATCATTCTGAACAGTGGTCCTTTAGGGGTCACCATTATATCCATTCAAGTCTTATTGTCCATTATTGCTCTTTATATTTTTATAGAAAGATGGCTTACCATAAAGGCAGTGGTTAAAGAAGATGAAAGGGTAATGCAAAACCTTAGGTCAAATATTACGAGTGGAAACGTTGCTGCAATTCAGGGGATTTGTGCCAGTAGCGACACCCCTTTGGCAAGAATGGTTGAAAAGGGCCTTCAGCGTTTGGGTAGACCAATGCCAGAAATCGAAAGCGCAATCGAAAATGTCGGACGTGTAGAAACTTTTAGATTGGAGAAAAAGGTGAATTATCTTTCTTTGATCGCGAGATTGGCTCCGATGTTTGGTTTTCTCGGAACCATCATGGGGGTAATTAAAATATTTTATGATATTTCATTGACCGATAACCTTTCCATTGGTATTATATCTGGTGGATTATATCAGAAAATGCTCACCTCTGCTGGAGGTCTATTCGTAGGTATTGTAGCATTTGTTGGTTATTATTTTCTGACCATGATGCTGGATGAAGAAGTTAATAAATTAGAACGGAGCAGCATTGAATTCATGGACATGTTGCATTCCCCAGTAAAATAA
- a CDS encoding T9SS type A sorting domain-containing protein, with the protein MKYLYIVFILTFIGLITMSNKGGRAGSQGIGSTGAPKENTVCKSCHNGPIDVSLKLQVFFNGDTVASYKPGEKYLVKVTVNHIGGNTPKGYGFQMLVLNASLGIDGPDLKNLSPATKNVKISTALNNRLYAEHNNRSDVNIFEINWTAPTAGSGPVSFYAAGNGVNADNDLSGDGSAKVNLQLNEEVSSSTKYLNAGNSISFYPNPAYDLVNIKDETGKVSQVIVRDLLGKSLKKIPLEFGKKCFNVADLVDGVYLLQFQANDGETLKTQRLFKKSLRP; encoded by the coding sequence ATGAAGTATTTGTACATCGTTTTTATTTTGACTTTTATTGGCCTTATTACCATGTCTAACAAAGGTGGGCGAGCAGGTTCGCAGGGTATTGGCAGCACAGGTGCGCCAAAGGAAAATACGGTTTGCAAAAGTTGTCATAACGGTCCGATTGATGTAAGTCTTAAATTACAAGTTTTCTTCAATGGAGATACTGTTGCAAGCTATAAACCAGGAGAAAAGTATTTGGTTAAAGTTACTGTAAATCATATAGGTGGCAATACTCCCAAGGGCTATGGCTTTCAGATGCTTGTTCTGAATGCCTCTCTGGGCATAGATGGGCCGGATTTAAAAAATTTAAGTCCTGCCACAAAAAATGTCAAAATCAGTACTGCCTTAAACAACAGATTATATGCAGAGCACAATAATCGAAGTGATGTCAACATTTTTGAAATTAACTGGACTGCACCTACAGCGGGCTCAGGCCCTGTGAGTTTTTATGCCGCCGGAAATGGTGTCAATGCAGATAATGATCTTTCAGGAGACGGATCTGCTAAAGTGAACCTGCAACTAAATGAAGAAGTTAGCTCATCCACCAAATATTTAAATGCTGGAAATTCAATTAGCTTTTATCCTAATCCCGCGTATGATTTGGTAAATATCAAAGATGAAACAGGTAAAGTGAGCCAAGTTATTGTCCGGGATCTTCTCGGCAAAAGTCTTAAAAAAATACCGCTCGAATTCGGAAAAAAATGTTTCAATGTTGCTGATTTGGTGGATGGGGTATATCTGTTACAATTTCAAGCCAATGACGGTGAAACATTGAAGACACAAAGATTATTTAAGAAGTCATTAAGACCTTAG
- a CDS encoding TIGR04282 family arsenosugar biosynthesis glycosyltransferase, whose translation MSTKSALIVFIRNPVISRVKTRIALTHGAEMALQIYEQLLEITRLHTSSLQIDKYLFYSESILNDNWSNEIYHKRTQSGNDLGERMKNAFTDILKKHDNAIIIGSDCPYITSELIQTGFAELENKEVVIGPAIDGGYYLLGMSTLLPFLFDNMPWSTDQLTNQTIKILNQNHCGYAILPKLNDVDEYLDWENYLNHR comes from the coding sequence ATGAGCACAAAAAGTGCATTAATAGTCTTTATCAGAAATCCGGTAATTTCAAGGGTTAAAACCAGAATAGCTTTAACCCACGGGGCAGAAATGGCTCTTCAAATCTACGAGCAACTTCTTGAAATAACTCGGTTACATACTTCATCCTTGCAGATAGATAAATATCTTTTTTACAGTGAATCAATATTAAATGATAATTGGAGTAATGAAATTTATCATAAAAGAACCCAGTCAGGTAATGACCTAGGTGAAAGGATGAAAAATGCATTCACAGACATTTTGAAAAAACATGACAACGCCATAATAATAGGGAGCGATTGTCCATATATTACTTCGGAACTTATTCAGACCGGCTTTGCAGAATTGGAAAATAAAGAAGTGGTCATCGGACCCGCAATAGACGGTGGTTACTATTTACTGGGTATGTCTACTCTTTTACCGTTCTTGTTTGATAATATGCCTTGGAGTACGGATCAGCTGACAAACCAAACCATTAAAATACTTAATCAGAATCATTGTGGATACGCAATCTTACCTAAACTTAATGATGTAGATGAGTACCTGGATTGGGAAAATTATCTTAATCATAGGTAA
- a CDS encoding biopolymer transporter ExbD — protein sequence MNIRGRKREGAELSVESLNDIMFFLLLFFLIVSTLANPNVIKLMLPSSKQSEQTSKKPISISVTKDLRYYVEKKEVPFEELEPTLKSFIEKAPDLTVVLRLDQGLMVQDMVNVLQIGVNLKVKMVLATERVK from the coding sequence ATGAATATCAGGGGTAGAAAGCGAGAAGGTGCAGAGTTGAGTGTTGAATCACTTAACGATATTATGTTTTTCCTTCTATTATTTTTTCTTATTGTCTCAACCCTCGCCAACCCCAATGTCATTAAACTTATGCTTCCTTCTTCCAAGCAAAGTGAGCAGACATCAAAGAAACCGATCAGCATTTCTGTAACAAAAGATCTTCGATATTATGTGGAGAAAAAGGAAGTACCCTTTGAAGAATTGGAACCCACATTAAAATCCTTTATTGAAAAAGCACCAGATCTCACTGTGGTCCTGCGATTAGACCAGGGGTTGATGGTCCAGGATATGGTGAATGTACTGCAGATAGGAGTAAACCTCAAGGTTAAGATGGTTCTTGCCACAGAAAGGGTAAAATAA
- a CDS encoding 3-hydroxyacyl-CoA dehydrogenase/enoyl-CoA hydratase family protein, translating into MNTRRINKVAVLGSGLMGSAIASHFAGAGFQVLLLDLAHDSPDKNKIVREALDKCIKAKPSNIFHKSFLQRITIGNYDEDSNKLKDCDWILEAVVEKIDIKKSIYERIEQHRKIGSLITTNTSGIPINLLTQGRSEDFKKNFCGTHFFNPPRYLKLLELIPTVETSVDVISFLQHFCNRFLGKNIVVCKDTPAFVANRIGVPVMAKIFELAFELKLNIGEVDKLTGPAIGRPKSGTYRLTDLVGLDTAMMVIQGLKQNCPDDQIIQGIQLPPYLKFLLDNKWYGQKSGKGFFAKTDERDESGKNIILALDLQTHEYRQEPKAKLESIQIAKQIEDLPKRLRALIKCKDAGGDLIRKSLGYLFAYASHRIPEISDQFFPIDLAMKSGFGWELGPFETWDAVGFETGLELIREVGLEEPEWVKNMPTFGAPAFYKLTQGQLLYWDIALNQYTALPGQTENIQLRLLDETKVVYKNPEVYLYDIGDGVLCLEFRSKYNAIGEGILTGIQESINLAETQGWKGIVIGNNATNFTVGANLMLIGMMAFQQDYDQLDLAVRLFQNTSMRCRYSSIPVVTATQGYVFGGGTEILMHCDAAICSVESYIGLVEVGVGLLPGGGGTKEFALRLSDQLKEGEVHIPQLIEKFKTIAMASVATSAYEAFDFGYLLSDRDQVCIHGNNAIYQAKLKVLQLAENYIMASPRKDIMVLGRSGLAALYTGANSLKRGNYASEHDIKIAKKIAYVLCGGDLSSPQKVSEQYLLDIEREAFLSLCSEPKTLERIQFMLEHNKPLRN; encoded by the coding sequence ATGAATACCAGACGAATAAATAAAGTAGCCGTACTTGGATCAGGATTGATGGGTTCGGCTATTGCAAGTCATTTTGCAGGAGCGGGTTTTCAGGTTCTTCTTCTGGATTTGGCTCATGATTCACCAGACAAAAATAAAATTGTCCGAGAAGCTTTGGATAAATGCATTAAGGCAAAACCCTCCAATATATTTCATAAAAGTTTTTTACAACGGATCACAATAGGTAACTATGATGAAGATTCAAACAAGCTTAAAGATTGTGATTGGATTTTGGAGGCGGTGGTAGAAAAAATTGACATCAAAAAATCTATTTATGAGAGAATTGAACAACACCGTAAAATTGGCAGTCTAATCACTACTAACACTTCTGGTATTCCCATCAATCTTTTAACGCAAGGAAGATCAGAAGATTTTAAAAAGAATTTTTGCGGAACTCACTTCTTCAACCCACCAAGGTATTTAAAATTATTAGAACTTATTCCAACAGTTGAAACTTCTGTTGATGTTATAAGTTTTCTTCAGCACTTTTGTAATCGGTTTCTCGGAAAAAACATTGTGGTTTGCAAAGACACCCCGGCATTTGTAGCCAATAGAATCGGTGTACCTGTAATGGCCAAAATTTTTGAACTTGCCTTTGAGTTAAAATTGAATATTGGCGAAGTAGACAAACTCACAGGTCCGGCCATTGGCAGACCAAAGTCAGGTACTTACAGACTAACTGATTTGGTGGGATTGGATACAGCGATGATGGTTATACAGGGTCTGAAACAAAATTGCCCGGATGATCAAATTATTCAAGGTATCCAGCTTCCTCCGTATTTAAAGTTTCTGTTGGATAATAAATGGTATGGACAAAAGTCAGGTAAGGGATTTTTTGCAAAAACCGATGAGAGAGACGAATCTGGAAAGAATATTATACTTGCCCTTGATCTGCAAACACATGAATATCGTCAGGAGCCAAAAGCCAAACTTGAAAGTATACAAATAGCCAAACAAATCGAGGATTTGCCAAAAAGATTAAGGGCTCTGATTAAATGCAAAGACGCCGGAGGTGATTTGATACGTAAATCTTTGGGTTATTTATTTGCTTATGCATCCCATCGGATTCCTGAGATTTCAGATCAGTTTTTCCCTATTGATCTTGCCATGAAAAGTGGATTTGGCTGGGAGCTAGGGCCTTTTGAAACATGGGATGCAGTTGGTTTCGAAACTGGCCTAGAGTTGATCCGGGAAGTCGGATTAGAAGAACCCGAATGGGTAAAAAATATGCCTACATTTGGTGCTCCTGCATTTTACAAACTAACCCAAGGTCAACTATTGTATTGGGATATTGCCCTAAACCAATATACTGCCTTGCCAGGCCAAACAGAAAATATTCAATTGAGACTACTTGATGAAACTAAAGTAGTTTATAAAAACCCTGAAGTCTATTTATATGATATTGGAGATGGTGTACTCTGCTTAGAGTTCAGGAGTAAATATAATGCGATTGGAGAAGGTATTTTAACTGGCATCCAAGAATCCATAAACCTTGCGGAAACACAAGGCTGGAAAGGAATTGTAATCGGAAACAATGCAACTAATTTTACCGTAGGAGCCAATTTAATGTTGATTGGCATGATGGCTTTTCAACAGGATTATGATCAATTGGATTTGGCTGTACGGTTATTTCAAAATACTTCCATGCGTTGCAGGTATTCTTCCATTCCGGTGGTGACTGCTACTCAGGGATATGTATTCGGAGGTGGAACCGAAATTCTTATGCATTGTGATGCCGCTATTTGTTCGGTAGAGTCTTATATTGGTTTAGTTGAAGTTGGCGTTGGATTATTACCAGGAGGAGGCGGTACAAAAGAATTTGCATTGCGATTATCAGACCAACTCAAAGAAGGGGAAGTTCATATACCGCAATTAATAGAAAAATTTAAAACAATAGCAATGGCTTCTGTTGCTACAAGTGCGTATGAAGCATTTGACTTTGGTTATTTGCTATCTGATCGGGATCAGGTCTGTATCCATGGGAATAATGCGATATACCAAGCTAAATTGAAAGTTCTCCAATTGGCTGAAAATTATATTATGGCATCTCCTAGAAAAGATATTATGGTCCTGGGACGCTCAGGACTTGCTGCTTTATATACCGGCGCAAATAGTCTTAAAAGAGGAAATTACGCTTCTGAACATGATATTAAGATAGCCAAGAAAATCGCATATGTTTTGTGCGGAGGCGATCTTTCTTCACCTCAAAAAGTGAGTGAGCAATATTTATTGGATATAGAAAGGGAAGCTTTTCTTAGCCTTTGTTCAGAACCAAAAACTTTGGAAAGAATTCAGTTCATGCTTGAACACAACAAACCATTGAGAAATTAA
- a CDS encoding PspC domain-containing protein, with amino-acid sequence MNKILHINVGGYPFSIDDIAYEKLDTYLLSLRNHFEKSEGCKEIMQDIESRIAELFLEKLSGRSIVSPEIVQQTIEIMGTPEVFGAEWANTETNSGQDKTSAEWGIKTGKRLFRDPYDSKIAGVCSGLAHYLGIQDVVWVRLAFGFGVLAGGFTIPLYAILWVATSEASSPSDRLAMKGEPINVQNIARKVEEEIDNLTDRFENWNEKRKFRKKKWRS; translated from the coding sequence ATGAACAAAATACTTCACATCAACGTCGGGGGATACCCTTTTTCAATTGATGACATTGCCTACGAAAAGTTGGACACCTACCTTTTATCTCTGAGAAACCATTTTGAAAAATCTGAGGGATGTAAGGAAATAATGCAAGACATAGAATCTCGAATAGCAGAACTCTTCCTCGAAAAGCTTTCCGGAAGATCAATTGTTTCTCCGGAAATTGTACAGCAGACCATTGAAATAATGGGAACCCCTGAAGTTTTTGGAGCAGAATGGGCAAATACTGAGACTAATTCAGGGCAGGATAAGACCTCTGCTGAATGGGGAATAAAGACAGGAAAACGACTATTTAGAGATCCTTATGATTCAAAAATAGCAGGAGTTTGCAGCGGACTTGCGCATTACCTGGGAATTCAGGATGTTGTTTGGGTACGATTAGCTTTTGGGTTTGGTGTTTTAGCTGGAGGATTTACCATACCGCTTTACGCCATACTCTGGGTTGCAACTTCTGAAGCATCAAGCCCTTCTGATAGACTGGCTATGAAAGGGGAACCTATCAATGTGCAAAATATTGCCCGTAAAGTTGAGGAGGAAATCGATAATCTGACAGACAGGTTTGAAAATTGGAATGAAAAAAGAAAATTTCGAAAAAAAAAATGGAGGTCATGA